The Nisaea sediminum nucleotide sequence CGTGAGGATCTCCTCGCCGAAGGTGACGCGCCGGCCGAGACCGATCTGCTGGTAACCGGCCGGGTGGACAGGGACCTCAATGTCGGAGCGGTCGATCACGTCGGGGCAAAACTTGAGCGGGCAGGGACGGCCGCTTCTGGCCATGGCTTCTTCGTGCTCCCGGCTTCCGGCGACATCCCGGACAGTACCGAAGGCTGGAGCCTTCTGCCGGTTGATCATCCGGAACAGGCCCTCTTGGCCTGCCTCGGGCCGGACATCTCGGAAACACTCTTCGGGGCCTCGCGGCAAACGTCCCCTGACGGGAAGGAGCGGGCAGGTCCGCGAAAGCGCAGTGCCGTCATGGCCGGGATAGCGGTCGCGGGCGGACTGACCGCAATTCTTTATGGTTCAATCAATCGGTATCAGGAGGCGGAGCCCGAGCGGGAGAGCGTGGGGGCGGGCTCGATGATGCAGGTCGAGATCGTGCCGCGGGAGCAGCTCGGATGCGGCGTGCCGGTCGTGCTTCCTCCGAAAACCGGCGTCTTTGACGGGGCCGCCTGCGCCGGCATCGTGACGGTCCGGCGGAACGGAGAATTCCGTATCCGGGCGTCCGTCTCCGGCGGATTTCTGACTTATGCGGATGCCGACCGTTATCGCAGGGAATTGCACCGTGTTGCCGCCGGCGGAGACCAGCTGGTGCTCCGGATCGATTTCCCTTATTGGATGCGGCAGCCGCTCAGACTTGACGTTGAAGTCACACAGTTGGCGATGGACGGCCAGCCGGTGCAATTCGCCGGGCGCAGTATCGAGCTTCGACCCAGTGGCCATTTTCATTATTGAATCGTTTAAAATTCAATGGATTTTTATTTAAGGTTGCGGCAATGGAAGATCTGGTTCGACGCACAAGTGCAGTAAAGCGCCTCCATATCTTGGAGATTGACCACATTTCAATTATAGATTTGTGGCCGCTCGCGCGTTTTTATTGCCGAGCCGGGCTGTCGGAAACGGAAATTTATTTGACCCGGATCGGGTGCTCAGAGAGGCTGCGAAACGCCAAGCTGTGCATGGCTTGTGAATAATGTCGTTCTTTTGTTTTTAAAACCGAATTGGGCGATGCGCTTTGCAAACGAAATGTTTTGGGGCGGGTAAACATGGGGCGAACGCGATCTCTTGCATTTGAAGCTTCTCACCGTTCCGCAGCGCGAAAAAAGTTATCCACAGATAAATTCCGTTTTGTTTCAATAATGTTAAGTCGCGCGTATGGCGTGTTTTCCGGTGGCCGGGCGAAGTTGTTCGCACTTGCTCTGTTGACCGTCTGGGCGTCCCCCAGCTTTGCGGAGCCGGTCGACCTGGAGCTGGTATTCGCCGCCGACGGGTCCGGTTCCATCGACGACGAGGAACTGCGGTTGCAGCGCAAAGGGTATGCCGATGCGCTCGCCGACAGGAGGGTCCTCGACGCCATTGCGTCGGGTCGCCGGGGTAAAATTGTGGTTACTTATATCGAATGGGGAGATGCCGCCTCCCAGCATACCATCGTCGACTGGTCGGAAATCGCCGGACCGGAGGATGCTCGCGCATTCGGCGAGGCGCTGATGACGGCACCGCGCGCCGCCTGGGGATACAATTCGATCAGCGAGGCGATCGCCTATTCGACCGACAGGATCCTTGGCAATGCCTACGAGGGCACGCGCCTGGTGATAGACGTGTCCGGGGACGGCCCGCAGATCGGTGGCCGCCCGATAGACTGGGCGAGAGATCGGGCGGTCGATGCCGGGATCACGGTGAACGCGCTCGCTGTGAAGAGCCGGGGCGGGAACCGCCCGGGACCCGGAGGCATGCCGCTGGAGATGCACTACCGTCTGGACATCATAGGCGGCGTCGGTGCCTTCGTCATGGTGGCGGACGAGGAGACCCGCTTTGCGGACGTCCTGCTGGCCAAGATCATCCGTGAAATCGCCGATGCTCGGCCGACGGGGCGCGGGCCGGAACAGGCGGGGATTGGCAAGCGCCTGCTTCCGCCCCAATATTCGGCGCATGAGTCCATCTGCGAGGCGAATGAAAATGAGCGAACCGGCGCTGACGCTGGATGCGAGCGGATTGAAATGTCCGCTACCGGTCCTGAAAACCCGAAAGGCGATCAAAGGCCTTGAGGCGGGCCAGCTGATCTCCGTGCAGTCAACGGACCCGGCCTCGCCCCTCGACTTCAAGCATTTCTGCAACAGTTCCGGCCACGAGCTGGTCAGCGAAGACGAGACCGGCGGCACCTTCACGTTTGTGATCCGCAAGGGCGCCTGAGCAGGTCACTCGACCGTTCAGGCGAGTTCGAGGGCCGTCGCGCGGAGTTCCTCCCGCAGCCAGCGGAGCTGCGGGAGGAACTCCGCGCCGGAGCGCATCCTCTCGGTGGTGGCGAAGGCGGCGGGCCCGGGGGGGGGGGTGCAGGCCGGGCCCGTCACCAAAGGGGTTTTCCGGGGGGGGGCAAAGGATCCGGCGGTGACGGCGCAGGCGATCCAGGCGCTGACCGGGGAGAAAAGATGACCGACCGGACACGCCGAAGAGTTCTGACGTTGATCGCCGGTGTTGCGACGGCCTTGGTCTGTCCGGGCATCGGGCATGCCTACGGCACGCGCGAGGCTGTCGTCGAGATGGTCGAGACCGCAGCGGCGGCGATCGCGGCCAACGGATTTCCGGGAGCTTTGGAAGACAGCCCGCGCCGGGCCTGGGTGCGGCCGGACGAGGGACTCTATGTCTACGTGATGGACGAGAGCGGCACGTTGCTGCTGCATCCGGATAAGCGGGCGGAAGGAGACAATGTCTCCGGCAGCAGGGACCGCAACGGTACCTATTTCATCCGCGAGATCATCGCGGCGACGGCATTACAACCCTCAGGCGCCTGGACACTCTACATGTGGCCCGATCCGGTGACGGGCGCTCTCGTTCCGAAGAAAACCTATGCGAAACGTGCGGGCGGCGTGATCGTCTGCGCCGGTTATGCGGGGGCGGACGTCTAGGAGTGTTCCGCTGACGGGCCGAAGGCACGCAGGAAGACGGTGACCGCGCTTTCGACCGTGGACGAGATCTCTTCCTTCGAGGGCGGCTTCTCCGAGCAGAAGAACTGCGGCTTGATCAGGTTGCCCTGGCAAAGATTGAGGAAGTGACCGGCGGCGAGGTCGAGCTCGCAATCGATCTCCAGCCGCCCGGCCTCCACCTCGCGGGCGAGATATTCCGAAACACGGCGGATGCCGAGGCAAGGACCGGTCTCGTAGAAGGTGCGGCCGACATGGGGCAGTTTCTCGGCCGCGCCCATGACCATGCGGACGAGGGCGATATGCTCCGGCCGGACCATCATGGTGATGAAGCTCTCGCCGAGCTGGCAGAGCATTTCGCGCGTTTCCAGCCGCCCCGCTTGTTCCTTGAGCTGGAACATATGCTCGGCGGCCTCGCGCCGGTCGTTCACCACGAGGGCGTGGAAGAGGTCTTCCTTGCTCTGGAAATAGACATAGAGCGTGCCCTTGGAGACACCGGCAGCTTGGGCGATCTGCCCCATGCTGGCGCCGTCGAACCCTTCCGCCCGGAACACTTGACGTGCACCGTCGATGATCTCCCGCCGCTTGGGCGTGTCGGCGAACCCGTCGTCCGACGTGGAGAGATCCTGCAGCTGGGGCGACATTGTCATCGGTCGTGTTTCCTCGGCGGCGCAACTTAAAGTGCCGTGCTTCCCGGCGGAAAGCACGGGAAGCATAGCTTAAGAAGCACCGCTCTTTCGTATTGGCAATAGATTCACGTTGACCGAACCGTTCAGTCAATTTACATAGTTCATATCATTGACCGAACCGTTCAGTCAAAATAAAGATCGACATCCGACATGAGCTCCAAGTTCGAAGGCGGCCTCCCGGAGGTCCGCAGGTCCCGCAAGCGGCGTTTCATCCTGTTGCTGCTGCTGACCCTCGTCCTCACCGGAAGCGGCTACAAAGGATACGAATGGTGGACCCGGGGACGGTTCGAGATTTCCACCGATGACGCCTATGTTGGCGCCGACATGAGCATGCTCTCCGCCAAGATCTCCGGCTATGTCACAACCGTCGAGGTCGAGGAAAACCAAGCGGTGAAGAAGGGCGACGTGATCGCCCGCGTGGATGACGGTGACTACCGTCTGGCGCTCCAGGGCGCCGAGGACAAGATCGCGACACAGGAAGCGACCATCGCGCGCTTCGATGTCGAAACGGTCTCGAAGGAAGCCGAGATCGAGGAGGCCGGAGCCAAGGTCGCCGCTGCGAAGGTCGAACTGGAGCGTGCGGAGCTGGAGTTCGTCCGTCAGGACAAGCTGGTGGCGAAGAACCATGCGAGCCGGCAGGCGCTGGACAATGCCCGCGCCGCCCGCGACGGCGCCAAGGCGAACCTCGCGGCCGCCCGGGCCGGTCTCGCGTCGGCTCGGGCCGGGCGCGGCGTGCTCGACGCGCAACGCATCGAGGAGGAGCATATTCTCCGCGAACTGCGCACCGCGCTTGACCAGGCAAAGCGCGATCTCACTTTCACGGTGATCCGGGCGCCAATCGACGGCGTCGTCGGCAACCGTGCGGTCGAGGTCGGGCAGTATCTGATGCCCGGTACCCGGATCGCCGCCGTTGTGCCGATCCACGACGTCTATATCGACGCCAACTTCAAGGAGACCCAGCTCTCCCGTGTGTCGGTCGGGCAGGAGGTGAACTTCACCGCCGATGCCTATCCGGACCATGTTTTCCGCGGCCGGGTAGAAAGCATTTCGCCGGCCTCGGGTGCCGTCTTCAGCCTGCTGCCGCCGGAGAACGCGACCGGCAACTTCACCAAGATCGTGCAGCGCCTTCCGGTCCGGGTCCGCTTCGCCACCGACCAAGGCGGCAACCGCATGCTGCGCCCGGGCATGTCCGTCGAGGTGACGATCGACACCCGCAACGACAGTACTTCGGGCGCATTGGCAGCCGAGGCAGGGTCACCCGCGCTCGCCGCCAAGGATTGAGGCGGGTCCGGTCGTGAGCGCCGCTCTTCCCGCCGCCGAGGAGCCCATCCCCACGCGGCACGTTGTTGCCTTCGTCTGCATGGTCTTCGGCATGTTCATGGCGATCCTGGACATCCAGATCGTCTCGGCGTCGCTGAGCGAGATCCAGGCCGGCCTCTCCTCCAGCAACGACGAGATCTCCTGGGTCCAGACCAGCTACCTGATCGCCGAAGTGGTGATGATCCCGCTCTCCGGATTCCTCTCCCGGGCTTTCTCGACGCGCTGGCTCTTCACCTTCGCCTGCGCCGGCTTCACCATGATGAGTTTCCTCTGCGCGACCGCGAGTTCGATCGAGGAGATGATCGTCTACCGCGCGCTGCAGGGTTTCATCGGCGGAGGCATGATCCCGACCGTTTTCGCGACCGCCTACACGGTCTTCCCGCGCAGCAAGCAGCATGTGATCAGCCCGGTCATCGGGCTGGTCGCCACGCTTGCGCCGACCATCGGCCCGACTGTCGGCGGGTATCTGACCGAGCTCTTCTCCTGGCATTGGCTGTTCCTGGTGAACATCGTGCCGGGCATCCTGGTTTCCTTCGCCGCGGTGACGCTGATCGATTTCGACGAGCCGGAACTGTCGCTGCTCGAGCGGTTCGACTGGTCTGGCCTGATCTTCATGGCGGGGTTTCTCGGCAGTCTCGAATTCGTGCTGGAGGAGGGGCCGGGGAACGACTGGTTCGAGGATGACACGATCTTATTCTTCGCTGTTCTCGCCATTATCTCCGGCGCAGGATTTTTTTGGCGCGCCTTCGCGGCTGCCGTGCCCGTGGTCGATCTGAGGTCCTTCGCCAACCGCAATTTCGCGACCGGCTCCGCCTTTAGCTTCGTGATGGGGATCGGGCTCTACGGGCTGACCTATCTCTATCCGGTCTATCTCTCCCGGATCCGCGAATACTCCGCGCTGATGATTGGCGAGACCATGTTCGTCACTGGGCTCTGCATGTTCTTCACCGCGCCGATCGCCGGTCGGCTCTCGCGCAAGCTCGACCCGCGGCTGATGATCGCCATCGGCTTCATCGGCTTCGGGCTCGGCACCTGGGAAGCCTCGAAGATCACCGCCGAGTGGGATTTCTGGGAACTGTTCCTGCCGCAGGTCCTGCGCGGTGTTTCGCTCATGCTCTGCATGGTGCCGATCACCAACCTTTCCCTCGGCACCCTGCCGCCGCAGACGATCAAGAACGCCTCCGGCCTCTTCAATGTCACGCGGAATTTCGGCGGCGCGGTCGGGCTCGCGATCATCAACACGGTGCTGAACGACCGCACGGACCTGCACCTGCTGCGCCTGCGCGAGCATGTGACCTGGGGCAGCTCGGTTGCCGAAGACACGCTGGGGAAAATCTCCAGTGGGCTGGCCAGCCTCGGATCTCTCGCGGACGGCGCCGCGCTGAAACAGGTGGCGGGCATGGTTCGGCGGGAGGCGACGGTGATGGCGTTCGGCGACGTCTTCTACCTGATGACCGGGCTGTTCCTCCTGCTGGTGCTGGCAACCCCGCTGATGCGCCGCCCGCAGGCGGCCGGTGGAGGCGGCGGCGGGCATTAGGCCCGGCGCTCAGTTCAGCAACTGCCGCCACTGGCCGGGCGTGACGCCGAAGGCCTGCTTGAACTGACGGGTCATGTGGCTCTGGTCGGCGAAACCGGTCGCGGCCGCAATATCGGCGAGATCCGCTCCGGCGCCGATCATCTCTCTTGCCTTCTCGAGCCGACGCAGCGTCAGGAAGCGGTGCGGGCTGATGCCGAAATGGCGCCGGAACAGCCGTGCGACTGTGAAGCGGTCGAGTCCGTGCTCGGCTTCGATCTCCGCCATGGAGATGCCGTCGAACCAGCTCTCCGCCAGATGATCGCGGATCCGGAGCATGGTCTCCCGATTGTCCGGCAGGCGGGATGTCGGCGTACCGGAAAGGCGCAACAGCAGATCCGCAAGCTGCGTGACGGCACCGGTCGGCTCGCCGGATTCCCCCTCCGCAAGTTCGAGCATTTCCGAAATCGCGGCGACGAGCTCCGGAAGGGTGCCGACGACCTCTGCAACAAAGGGGATTGGCCGCCCGCCGAGCGCCTCGCCGATCAGCGCGGGCGAGACATAGGCGGCGCGGTAACTGTAACCGCCGTCGGTTCCGGGGCGGCCGTCATGCACCTCATCCGGATGGATGATGAAGGCTTGGCCCGGCAGGGCGGCACGTTCCTCCCGCCGGTAGCTGAAACTCTGTACCCCGTGCGTGGTCAGGCCGATGACATATTCGTCATGACGGTGCGGCGCGAAGGCATGGCGAAAACCGGAGGCTTCCACGATCTGCAATCCGTCGCACGCCGTGCGAAAGCGTACTCGCCCCGTCTCCTGGCTGGCCCACCCGCTGCACATTCGTTCAAGACCGCGTCTGCAATTGCGCCGCACATTCCGGACCAGCATCCGTGACGGAGAGACGAATGACAAGCAGCCTCCTCCTGCTCTGGCTCGCAGCCTTTCCCCTGATGGGCAGCCCCGGGCCCGCGACCCTCAGCCTCGCCGGGCTCGGGACCGCCTACGGGTTCCGCCGGGGATTGGCCTATCTCGGGGGTATCGTAATCGGGACGACCGGAGTCCTGCTGATGATCGCGAGCGGTGTGACGGCGCTGATCCTGACGGAGCCGGCGCTGGTCACCGCGCTGACCGTCGCAGCAGCGGCCTACATTCTCTATCTCGCCTGGAAGATCGCGTCCGCGCCGGTCGGCGTGCGCGCTGCCGATGCCGGAAAGGCTCCGGGCTTCGTTCCCGCCTTCGCGCTTGCGATCGCCAATCCGAAGGCCTTCGCGGCGATCGGCGCCGTCTTTGCCAGCCAGACGGTCTTTCCGGGGGATGCGCTGACGGACGCGCTGGCGAAGATCGCAGCGCTCGTCCTCGTCATCCTCGTGGTCAACACGTCCTGGCTGGCTTTCGGTTCTCTCTTCGCCCGGCTGCTGAGCGACCCGCGGCTTGGCCGCGCGGCGAACATCGCCTTCGCGGCGATGTTGCTGCTCTCGGTCGCTCTCGCGCTGCGCGGGCTCTGAGGGTCAGCCGATCCCGTCGGTCCCGGCACCGCAGACGATGACGCCGACCGTGCCGCCGGCTTCGGCTTTGGCGGCACCGGTCTTGAGTGCGGCCAGCGCCGCCGCCCCGCTCAGTTCCGCCGCGATCCCGGTCTCCGCCCAGAGCCATTCGGCGGCCGCTTTCATATCGGGATCGGAGACCAGAACCAGTTCGTCCACATTCTCCGAGATCAGCCCGAAATTGAGCTCCGCCGACGTCCGCGGGGCGAGTGTGCCGGCGGCCGTCTCGATCTTTTCCAGGGTCACGAGATGGCCAGCCGCGCGGGCTGCATGATGGGTCGGGGCGCCGGTCGGCTCGACACCGATCACGCGGATGCCCGGTTTCAGCAGTTTCGCGGCCGTCGCAACGCCGGCGATCAATCCGCCGCCGCCGATGGCGACCACCAGCGTGTCGATCTCCGGATTGTCCTCCAGCATCTCGAGCGCGATGGTGCCTTGCCCGGCGACGACCCTCGGATCGGCGAAGGGATGGATGTAGGTCAGGCCCTCGGCCTCTGCCCGCGCCAGCGCAGCCTCGTTTGCATCGTCCCAGACCGCACCGTGGACGATCACCTCGGCGCCCCACTCCTTCAGCTTCGCCGCCTTCGCGGGCGGCGTGCTTTCGGGCAGGAAGATAACAGCAGGACAGCCGCTCATGCGGGCGCCGAAGGCGACGCCGAGGCCGTGATTGCCGCCGGACGCGGTGATCAGCCCGCGCGCCTTTTCCTCATCCGTAAGCGACATCACCGTGTTCGTCGCGCCGCGCACCTTGAAAGAGCCGGTCGGCTGCAAGTTCTCCAGCTTCAGCAGCAGGCGCGCGTCCGGCGCCGGATCGCTTTTCAGCGCCACGGCCTCGAGGGAGGGCGTCCGGCGGACCTTGCCGCGGATACGGGCGGCGGCGGCGTCAAAGTCAACGCGGGTAAGAGATTGAGACGACATCAGTTCAGAATGCCTCCGTCGACGATAAAGAATTGGCCTGTTGTGTATGCGCTTTCGTCCGAGGCGAGATAGAGCACCATGGCGGCGATCTCCTCGGCGGTGCCGAGCCGGCCAAGCGGCTGGCGGGCGATGAAATCCTTGCGCGCCTGGACCGGGTCGTCGAAGGCGTTGATCCGGCCGTCGAGCGACGGCGACTGTACCGTGCCGGGGCAGACCGCGTTGCAGCGGATGCCCTGCTTCAGGAAGTCCGCCGAGATCGACTTGGTGAGCCCGAGCACGGCGGCCTTGCTGGCGCCGTAGACGCAGCGCGCCGGGATGCCCTTCAGGCTGGAACTGACCGAGGACATGTTGATGATCGAGCCGCCGCCGTTCTCCAGCATCGCCGGCAGGAAGGCGCGGCACATGCGGAACATCGCCTTGACGTTCAGGTTGAAGGAGAAATCCCAGTCCTCGTCGGTTGTGTCGAGGATGGTGCCGTGATGGACGAAGCCGGCGCAGTTGAAGAGCGCGTCGAGCGCGCCGATTTCTTTGGCGGCAGACGTCACCGCCACGTCGTCCAGCACATCGAGCTTGCGCAGGGTGACGCCCGGGAGGCCGTCGAGCGCGGCCAGCGCGTCCATGTTGATATCGGTCGCGATGACCTCTGCGCCCTCGCGGCTGAAGGCCTCGACGGTGGCCTTTCCGATACCCTGGGCCGCAGCTGTTACCAGCGCTTTCTTGCCTTGCAGACGCCCTGCCATGATGTCTCCCCGTTTTGATTTGATTATCGCTCATCAGTAAGCATCGGAATTCCGCGCGGCAAGCTTTTGCGAGGCACCGGTGCTGAGCTATCATCGCAGCAATCATCATGAGGGAGATGCATGTGATGGCCGAAGCAGACGCAGGCCGCGGCGGCGACAGACTGACGGTCCGGCTGAACCCGGCGGACAACGTCGTCACGTCGCGCACCGAGATCGCGGCGAACACCAAGATCGCGGAAGAGATGGTGGCGACGCTCGCGCCGATCCCGCGCGGCCACAAGATCGCGACCCGGCGCATCGGCGTCGGCGAGCCGGTGAAGAAATACAATCAGGTGATCGGCTTCGCGACCGCCGACATCCGCCCCGGCGAGCATGTGCATACCCACAACGTCGCGATGAAGGATTTCGAGCGCGACTACGCCTTCTGCATGGACCGGCGCGACACCGACTACGTGCCGGAAAAGGAGCGCGCGACCTTCGAGGGCTTCCGCCGCAAGAACGGCAAGGTCGGGACGCGGAACTATATCGGTATCCTGACCAGCGTGAACTGCTCGGCCTCGGCGGCGAAATACCTCGCCGACGCGGTGACGCCGGAACTGCTGGTGAAATACCCGAATGTCGACGGCGTGGTGGCGCTGAGCCACGCGACCGGGTGCGGCATGGCCGATACGGGCGAGGGCTACGCGAACCTGCAGCGGGTGCTCTGGGGTTTTGCCGGGCATCCGAACTTCGCCGGCATCATCATGGTCGGGCTCGGCTGCGAGGTGAACCAGATCGACTTCCTGCTGGAAGCGAACCAGCTCGAGCGCGGCCCGCGCCTGCGCACCATGACGCTGCAGGAGACCGGCGGGACGCGGAAGACCATCGAGAAAGGCCTCCAGCTGATCGAGGAGATGCTGCCGCTCGCCAACCAGAGCCGGCGCGAGACCTGTCCGGCCTCGGAACTGACCCTGGCGCTGCAATGCGGCGGCTCGGATGCCTATTCCGGCATGACCGCGAACCCGGCGCTCGGCTACGCCGCGGACCTGCTGGTCCGTCACGGCGGCACCGCGGTGCTGGCGGAAACGCCGGAAATCTATGGCGCCGAGCATCTCCTGACCCGCCGCGCCGTCAGCAAGGAGGTCGGCGAGAAGCTGGTCGAGCGCATCAAGTGGTGGGAAGAGTACTGCGCGCGCAATGGCGGCGAGATGAACAACAATCCCTCGCCGGGCAACAAGGCGGGCGGTCTCACGACCATCCTCGAGAAGAGCCTCGGCGCCGCCGCCAAGGGCGGGACCACCAACCTCACCGGGGTCTACAAGTACGGAGAGAAGATCGACACCAAGGGCTTCGTCTTCATGGACAGTCCCGGCTACGATCCGGCGTCGATCACCGGACAGGTCGCGAGTGGCAGCAACGTCGTCGCCTTCACCACCGGGCGCGGCTCCTGCTACGGCTGCAAGCCGGCTCCCTCGATGAAGCTCGCCACCAACTCCGCCATGTACGAGCGGATGTCCGAGGACATGGACATCAATTGCGGCCCGGTCATGGACCAGGGCGTCTCGATCGAGGAGATGGGCACGCAGATCTTCGAACAGGTGCTCCGCGTCGCCTCTGGCGAGAAGACCAAGAGCGAGCGGCTCGGCATCGGCGATCACGAATTCATCCCCTGGCAGATCGGGGCGGTGATGTGAGTATCGGGAAGATCCGGTCGTGAATGATTTCGAGGAGAGCTATCTCGGTCAGCTTCGCAAACTGATCGGAAACCGGCTCGTCCTGATGCCGGGCGCGCGCTGTGTGATCGAGGATGCGGACGGCCGCGTTCTTCTGCAGCTGCGCGGAGACATGAATGTCTGGGGGCTGCCCGCGGGCTTCTGCGAGGCGGGGGAAAGCGCGCTCACGACCTTGGTGCGGGAAGTCGCCGAGGAGACCGGTCTGACCGTACTCGATCCGGTGCCTTGGGGACATTCCTCCGATCCGGAGACCAACTTTCTGACCTACCCGAACGGCGACCGGATCCAGGGCTTTGGACTGGATTTCGTCGCCCGTCGCTGGGAAGGCACGCCGACTGCCGATGGCGAGGAGACGCTGGCGCTTGACTGGTTTGCGCTGGACGATCTGCCCGAGATGCTTCCCTCCCACCAGGTGACGCTTGAGTATTTCGCACGTTACCGGGAAACCGGCGTCTTTCAGCTATTTTGAGGGCGTCTCATGTCCTTTGAAGCCTTTCTTGGCGAATTGCGTTCCGATGCGGACGAGTGGGCGAAGGTCGCGCCACCGCCGGGTGCCGTCGATTGCGAGGTGACCATCACCAGTCTCGACGGCGAGGAGGCGCTCGGCGGGCTGCCGGAACATCCTCCGCATGTCTATCGTGATCGGCAGGAGGAAATGGGGCTCGCCCGTGTCGTGCTGTTCCAGCCGGACGCACCGGAAGCGGATGCGGAGTTTCTGCTCCGGGCGAAGGAGGCGCTCGCGGCGTCGCCCGACGGTCTGGTCGAGGATTGCGTGCGCGCCTTTGCGACGCTCGGCCCGGGGGAGGATCCGAAGCGTCTCGCCGATCTGTCCGGGGCCGGGATCGACGGGCTTCGCCTCTG carries:
- a CDS encoding NUDIX domain-containing protein, with product MNDFEESYLGQLRKLIGNRLVLMPGARCVIEDADGRVLLQLRGDMNVWGLPAGFCEAGESALTTLVREVAEETGLTVLDPVPWGHSSDPETNFLTYPNGDRIQGFGLDFVARRWEGTPTADGEETLALDWFALDDLPEMLPSHQVTLEYFARYRETGVFQLF
- a CDS encoding UxaA family hydrolase, producing the protein MAEADAGRGGDRLTVRLNPADNVVTSRTEIAANTKIAEEMVATLAPIPRGHKIATRRIGVGEPVKKYNQVIGFATADIRPGEHVHTHNVAMKDFERDYAFCMDRRDTDYVPEKERATFEGFRRKNGKVGTRNYIGILTSVNCSASAAKYLADAVTPELLVKYPNVDGVVALSHATGCGMADTGEGYANLQRVLWGFAGHPNFAGIIMVGLGCEVNQIDFLLEANQLERGPRLRTMTLQETGGTRKTIEKGLQLIEEMLPLANQSRRETCPASELTLALQCGGSDAYSGMTANPALGYAADLLVRHGGTAVLAETPEIYGAEHLLTRRAVSKEVGEKLVERIKWWEEYCARNGGEMNNNPSPGNKAGGLTTILEKSLGAAAKGGTTNLTGVYKYGEKIDTKGFVFMDSPGYDPASITGQVASGSNVVAFTTGRGSCYGCKPAPSMKLATNSAMYERMSEDMDINCGPVMDQGVSIEEMGTQIFEQVLRVASGEKTKSERLGIGDHEFIPWQIGAVM